Proteins encoded by one window of Leptospiraceae bacterium:
- a CDS encoding transglycosylase domain-containing protein, with translation MRYIQGASTITQQLARILIKDRRKSISRKFREALVAIALESKLSKDQILEAYLNQVYLGHGAFGIENGAKYYFNKTPDKLKTMEMILLSSLASAPNRYSPFKNRELSENRVRVIVNTLEGRNIISERFQNKINKFYETLETPSTQTVFGSRYDKAPFVTEHIREFLKSLDPNINIYDIGGYTVETTLVQEIQEILSDEVAAHLNNLKEKGKIKRVKIKTAPDNTEVSDELQAAVIALDPSTGAVLFMHGGGEQFNSKNQFNRAVQMRRQTGSSIKPVLYASAIDSGIFNAATVLLDAPIMFSSPDGKGTWTPDNFGSAYEGEMNLRDALAKSKNTIAVQIGERMGLANLEKYYSAFFFPDPAEKNKRYRNDLSVTLGSLEISPLEMATVFGNFSNDGIIKRPYLISRVLNQEGKEIYKHLDRDEFQLKIPEERRVIASDTAEVMVSLMKGSANASGIRKYGYSGEIAGKTGTTNDNIDAWFVGTKPNLSMAIWIGYDDASYGMGKSGMGAELAAPLWARIGKKIKDLKIVPEEKFNFTKKATRLVVCRESGLLAADACPDRVSELFTKEGRPSGTCRLSHDYVPKIR, from the coding sequence ATGCGCTATATTCAGGGTGCATCTACAATTACCCAGCAACTCGCCCGTATTCTGATTAAAGACCGACGAAAAAGTATCAGTCGTAAATTCAGAGAAGCACTCGTAGCCATAGCCCTTGAATCCAAACTTTCCAAAGATCAAATTCTAGAAGCGTATTTGAATCAAGTATATCTTGGTCATGGTGCATTTGGAATTGAAAACGGAGCCAAGTATTATTTTAACAAAACTCCTGATAAATTAAAAACGATGGAGATGATTCTACTGTCTTCGCTTGCTTCTGCGCCTAACAGGTATTCTCCTTTTAAAAATAGAGAGCTTTCGGAAAACCGTGTACGGGTAATTGTAAATACCCTTGAAGGTAGAAACATTATCAGTGAAAGATTTCAGAATAAGATAAATAAATTCTATGAGACTCTAGAAACGCCTTCTACACAGACTGTATTTGGAAGTAGATATGATAAAGCTCCTTTTGTAACAGAGCATATACGGGAGTTTCTAAAATCATTAGATCCCAATATCAATATATATGACATCGGCGGCTACACTGTAGAAACCACGCTGGTTCAGGAAATCCAAGAAATTCTTTCCGATGAAGTGGCTGCTCATTTAAACAACCTAAAAGAAAAAGGTAAAATCAAGCGTGTAAAAATTAAGACTGCACCGGATAACACAGAAGTATCCGATGAATTGCAAGCTGCTGTGATTGCACTCGATCCTTCAACAGGCGCTGTTTTATTTATGCATGGCGGTGGAGAACAGTTTAACTCCAAGAATCAATTCAACCGCGCTGTCCAGATGAGAAGACAAACAGGAAGTTCCATCAAACCGGTATTATACGCATCGGCTATCGACTCAGGAATATTCAATGCGGCTACTGTGTTATTAGACGCTCCTATCATGTTTTCATCACCTGATGGAAAGGGAACATGGACACCGGATAATTTCGGTTCTGCCTACGAAGGTGAAATGAATTTACGCGACGCCTTAGCTAAATCAAAGAACACAATTGCTGTGCAGATTGGCGAAAGAATGGGACTCGCTAATTTAGAAAAATACTATTCTGCGTTTTTCTTTCCCGACCCGGCAGAAAAAAACAAACGCTATCGAAATGATCTTTCGGTAACTCTTGGCTCTCTAGAAATTTCTCCCTTAGAAATGGCAACTGTATTTGGAAATTTTTCCAATGATGGAATCATCAAACGACCTTATCTAATTTCACGAGTTCTAAATCAGGAAGGAAAAGAAATTTACAAACATCTAGATCGAGATGAGTTCCAATTAAAAATTCCAGAAGAGCGAAGAGTAATCGCTTCCGATACTGCCGAGGTAATGGTTAGTTTAATGAAAGGAAGTGCGAATGCAAGTGGGATTCGAAAATACGGCTACTCGGGTGAAATCGCAGGAAAGACAGGAACTACTAACGATAATATAGATGCCTGGTTTGTTGGAACAAAGCCGAATCTCTCAATGGCGATTTGGATCGGATATGATGATGCGTCATACGGCATGGGTAAGAGTGGAATGGGTGCAGAACTTGCAGCACCACTCTGGGCAAGAATCGGAAAAAAAATCAAAGACTTAAAGATAGTTCCAGAAGAAAAATTTAATTTTACAAAGAAAGCAACTCGTTTAGTTGTGTGTAGAGAATCAGGACTATTAGCCGCAGATGCGTGCCCGGACAGAGTTTCCGAGTTATTCACAAAAGAGGGAAGACCGAGTGGGACTTGCAGACTCTCACACGACTATGTTCCAAAGATAAGGTAG
- a CDS encoding C1 family peptidase, translating into MEDIDLMEDKELYLIDLQLFGTDDEDSDDAGDDSDDAEEGESDNDESEENDSDTEDENSDGEDEESDKEDDESDKEGDDSDEEDNESDKEDDDSDEEDDESDKEDDDSDEEGEELSELNDEEVFETRDDYEGIDNDWFDEDSGDWTNEDYEEFGEKLFGENEYFGESFNDWMQKDGYDIVDESETNEYQQKLASASPESSFSSVKFFKKEGKVSPQGFLTPQALAALVQAYGNDFNTKDIYVVDPPQKRGKKRKPDKLPKELDNLNSKDCVDLRKYCSPMGDQGQTSRCKAFATTHGYEMLRIIAGKKHEELACSYTMMKFQEFQGDFQDYSHAFISDGTVGGSEPAQTIAKIGICSASLWPNDAEEPEASDDEMDENAKQFKVKLSPVAIGIDDVKKVLSKGYPVEFGMNTGDAFMEIGRDGIFRQSEAPKGQHGGHSMLIVGYKGNYFIVKNSWGVEWGDKGYCYIPKKVLAESDPDFTALVPK; encoded by the coding sequence ATGGAAGACATCGATTTAATGGAAGATAAGGAATTATATTTAATAGATCTTCAACTTTTTGGAACAGATGATGAAGATTCTGATGATGCCGGAGATGACTCTGATGATGCAGAAGAGGGAGAATCGGACAACGATGAATCCGAGGAAAATGATTCTGATACAGAAGATGAAAATTCTGATGGAGAAGATGAGGAATCTGATAAAGAAGATGACGAGTCCGATAAAGAAGGCGATGATTCTGATGAAGAAGATAACGAGTCCGATAAAGAAGACGATGATTCCGATGAAGAAGATGACGAGTCCGATAAAGAAGACGATGATTCTGATGAAGAAGGCGAAGAGTTATCTGAGTTAAATGATGAAGAAGTTTTTGAAACTCGGGATGACTATGAAGGCATTGACAATGATTGGTTTGATGAAGACTCCGGGGATTGGACCAATGAAGACTATGAAGAATTCGGTGAAAAATTATTTGGTGAAAACGAATATTTCGGTGAATCTTTCAATGACTGGATGCAAAAAGATGGATATGATATTGTTGACGAAAGTGAAACGAATGAATACCAACAGAAACTTGCCTCTGCAAGCCCAGAATCCTCTTTCTCTTCGGTAAAATTTTTTAAAAAAGAAGGCAAAGTTAGTCCACAAGGATTTTTAACTCCGCAAGCTCTTGCTGCTTTGGTTCAAGCATACGGTAACGATTTCAATACGAAAGATATTTATGTAGTAGACCCTCCTCAAAAAAGAGGCAAGAAGCGCAAACCGGACAAATTACCTAAAGAATTGGACAATCTAAATTCTAAAGATTGTGTTGATCTACGCAAATATTGCAGTCCTATGGGTGACCAAGGTCAAACTTCCCGTTGTAAAGCATTTGCAACCACTCATGGTTATGAAATGCTCAGAATCATTGCAGGAAAAAAACACGAAGAGTTGGCTTGCAGTTATACAATGATGAAATTCCAAGAATTCCAGGGAGACTTCCAAGATTATTCACATGCTTTCATATCTGATGGAACAGTAGGCGGTTCAGAGCCAGCACAAACCATTGCAAAAATAGGTATTTGTAGTGCGAGTTTATGGCCAAACGATGCAGAAGAACCAGAAGCAAGTGATGACGAAATGGATGAGAATGCTAAACAATTTAAAGTTAAGCTCTCTCCTGTTGCAATAGGTATCGACGATGTAAAAAAAGTCCTTAGCAAAGGTTATCCTGTAGAATTTGGAATGAATACGGGAGATGCTTTCATGGAAATCGGAAGAGACGGAATTTTCCGTCAGTCAGAAGCTCCGAAGGGACAGCACGGAGGTCACTCCATGTTGATCGTAGGATACAAGGGAAATTACTTTATTGTGAAGAACTCTTGGGGTGTAGAATGGGGCGATAAAGGTTATTGCTATATACCTAAAAAGGTTTTGGCAGAATCCGATCCTGATTTTACAGCTTTAGTTCCAAAGTAA